The sequence below is a genomic window from Meles meles chromosome 3, mMelMel3.1 paternal haplotype, whole genome shotgun sequence.
CATCCGTTTTTCTTTGGACACAACAGCATTACCTTCTGCCATATCAATACAGTCCCTTTCCTATACATCAGTGGCTCATTATTGTAGTTGATGttgaattcagaaaacaaaatctcaTTCTTGTCTGCTGCAAGAGTTccctgagaaaataaaaagataaaaacagatttttatgtCTGCTCTCTGCCATAATCCTACCTACCCATTCCATCCTCTAACTAAATTTCCACAAACAAATCAAAAGGTGGAAGGGTTTTATCAAACCTCTGATAGATACTAATGAATTTGCATTGTGAGAGCGGCTTAAATCTTATTTAGATGTATAAATTCAAAGAATTGTCTTCTATAACAACTGGCTTCAGAAGTCACAACCGTGATAGGGTGATAGGAACTAGCAGTAAGAGGACCTGTTCTGTACTACGTAACATTGTTAATGCTATCTTATTTGATCCTCATTACTGTCTCCACTTGAGAGAATGGAACTCTGAAGCTTAGAAAGATTATATAAGTTGCCTAAAGCTAAAGATTGCTTTTATTCTtccaagaaaaatcaaaatctaaACTCGGCTCTTCCAAACTCTGGATAAATCTACCAGTATTCCTATTAATGTTATCTGCAAATCCTCATCATCGTTAATGACAACCATTTATCATGTAATTACAACGTATCAGGTACTGTGTTAGGAGCCATTACGATAAATCACCTCATTGCAGAGTTAGTCATCCTACAAGTAGTGCTGTCATCTAATGATGAaagccagttttttgttttttggttttttttaaagattttattcatttatttgacagagagagagagatcacaagcaggaagagaggcagacagagagaggaggaagcaggctccccactgagtagagagcctgatgcagggcttgatcccaggacctgagatcatgacccgagccgaaggcagaggctttaacccactgagccacccaggcgccccagaaagccAGTGTTTTATTAAGTACTTACAATGTGCTTTGTACTATGCTATGTGTTTTACATGTATCATGCCACTTAATTATCACCATAAACCTACAAGGTGGGAACTATTATTTCCTATGTTCCACTTATAAAGAATTAAGGCAGggtagcacctgggtggctcagttggttaagtgtctgactctcgattttgtccaggtcatgatctcagggtcctgggactgaacctcacatcaggctccctgctcatcagagagtctgctcaagattctgtctgcccctcaccctgtttGCTCACACTTTCACTCTTTCACAAATCAATgcgtctttttaaaaaagaaaaagtaaagaaaaaaaaaaataaagaactaaggTAGAGATGATAAAATTAAACAGAAGTCCCTGAGTACAATTATTTGACTCCCAGAGCCTATACTCTTACCAATACACACACCCAGCCGGGAATGGCCATGATGAAGAGGCCCAGTGGGACTGATGAAAAAGAAGAGCACATGCCCTGTCTAAAGGCGGCAACCAGTATGTAGCACCAGCCAAGCATTACCATGTGGGAAGGTAGAGCCAGTGTTACTAATTCCATTTCTCAGCTGAGGACACTAAGTCCCAGGGAGAAGTAGTAACTCACTTGCAGTCACAAAGCAAGCAAGCAGCAGAGCTGTTACGAGTATGATTTTCATATCCGCTCAAAACAAAGCAGTAAAGAGAGCTTTAAAAGAATGCAAGACGCCATGGAAGAGTATAGAAAATGGCCCCAAGGTTAAGTATTAATGCAGTAAGATCTTATACCTGTAATCTCTCTTGGGCTTGTGCTGGTGTTAGTCCAGACTGTTGTACAAGTGCCCAGAAAACTGTATTATACAGATTATTGATGTGACCTGTAAGAGAAGAGTAGCACTGTTTATACATAATCTTCATTCAATATCCACGCTTCAGAGAATATTAGAACTTCACCTCTCTCCTCCAAAGTCGAGAGATCTGAGACATTTAGTGATATGCCCAGAACCATACACTGGGAACATAGAGAGGAAGTGGTCAAGTATAAACAAACTTACTTCCTAAAAAGTTTTATTCTGCCATTTCAGTTATGCATTATATGAACTGGTTAACTTGAAAATTACACTTAAGAATACTTTCAAAGTTATTTGATTTAGATTATTCCTTGCtctttttcagttcttctggCAAAATCAAGATATACAAAATGAGTTAATTCTCACAAACATGTCACCACAGCATGTAAGGCAGGGATCACAACTCAAATCACCCACTGAGGCCACCTTGAATATAAAAGCACAAAGCAGAGTAGGTGACCCCTGGGGGAACAAGAGAGAATGGTAGAGACTATGGCACCTTGGCACatgtgcgtgcacatgtgtgtgtgtgtgtgtgtgtgtgtgtaaagacaGCAGTCACTGCCCTGTACAGGTTATGTCCAATACTAAGTTGCAATGATGTCCTAGTATTGCCAGGTCTTCTGGTTTTCCCccaaaaaacttggaaaaaaggAAGTATTTACATAAATTTCCCAGTAGTTCGACTGTTttcaactaattaaaaaaaaacaaaactgaaatactGCATTCTGAACAAAATATACATGCACCAAAACTGGACCAAATCACCACCTCTAATGTATGGAATTGGTGGTTTTAACTACATCCACTTAATTGGTTTTACTTACAATCTGCTTGCCGCCAACTGAGGTAGTCCTTTAAGGTCTGGTTGCTAGGATACACTATGACTCTTCCATCAAAGCCTGGGGGATACAGAAGGGGCTGATCCTCAAAGTAATCTCGCCAATAAAACACATAGCTGGAAGCGAACTGGGAAGCCACGTGAGTCATGAACTTACTTGCAAAAGTAAGGCACATTGGGTGgagcaagaaaagagagaatacaagATATTATTTCAAAACCATGATAGGGCCTGTGGGTGCAACAGAGTGATTACACAAACTACTCAGCACACCAAAACATAAAATGAGTTGGGCCAAGAAAAACTAAGCAGCCCACCTCTCTCCAGTTCTACCAGTAACTTACTAATACCAAATTTTTCTCTGTAGGATGTGATGTGAATTTATGGTtcaagaggttttttgttttagtcTTGGAAGGAAGGGAACCATTGTTTTAAAAACAGGCCAATTTACTATATGCTTTGTTTTCGGTGAGAGTTTCAATATATCTGCCAAATGAAATACCTAATTTGTCTATTTTGAGACCCTCCTTAATTAAAAATTTGAGCAATACTGTAACGCATATATAGGCTGTCACTAGCTAAAGTAAACCTATGAatcattaatattataatattctaATGGCCTCTGTTTCTAGTCTTAATATTTAAGTGACAGATCTATCTAGAAGCTAAGGTGATAAAGAATCGAGGGGAATCAGATTGAGAGGCATATGTATGTTCAAATACCAGACCAAAGTACAACAGTCTAAACAGAAAACAGACATTCTGCAGTTGCAAATACCGCAGACTCTATCTGTAGTCTCTaagtcagcaataaaaaagagCAAAACCAAATGCTGGTAAGAAATATTCTGAAGGAGTTAGGCCACGGAATTACCTGGCTCTTCTTTTAAACCAATTGCTTTTGCGCTTGAACACAAAGCTGTACTCATCGCTCTGTCCATATGCAATCACGATATCCTCCAGTTCTTTCATTACAGTCTGGGCACATTTGGTCATTAGGTGGAGAGCACGGCTGTCATTGGGTTTGGCAAAGTTGTGCTTCTCAGCAAACCTTCatagaggaaagagaagagagaaaagggcatGAGCGGAAGATAACTTGTCATTAACACTAGATATCAAAAAGACGGCACTGAGAGGGAGATACGTACTAGTTCTGTGAGTCTACTAGCCACAACCTGACTCATTCCCTTAAGAACTCCAGACTTTTCCTGCCCTGAGAAAAGGGGCCTAACTTCTAAGTCTCCATTCCCTTTTCTGTGACACGGTGATAAAGTATCACAGGGCTGTTCTGaagattagagagagagagaaatgcaacTATGCCTGGCTCCTTGgaagtgctccataaatgttagttataataaccattattaaaataacactttcaagaattaaatttccttatttctGTGACACGTCTCCCTTTTTTTCTGACTTGTTTCTTCTTGAGTCCAGTCACtaataataatgaaacaaaaacataCTGTAAAGTGTTGTCCACAGCAAGACCTTAACAGACCTCTAAACGGCCCTCAAAAAACAGCTAACGAAATAGCCAGGCACTTGGCTGAAGACCTCAAATACTGCACCAGAGAGTGGCTTTTCCCATCAAGATTTTGCCAGCAGGTCTCTGCTCACCAGCACCACAGGCCAGCGGATCACCATGAGCGCACTCGGCCTCCTTCTAACTACTCAAACCGGCTCGCGTTTAGGCACATCGTAGCCAGCACGTTGGGCAATGCTCAATGCCGCGCGCTCATTGGCTGTCGCGTCTCCCGGTAACCAGGCGCCGCAAAGAAGAGCGGCGTTGGAGTCCCAGGAAGCCCGGGCGCACCATGTGGCCGCGAGCCGAAATCGCTCACCGGTGAAAATTCCGGCCGTCCAGCCGCACCACCACCCAGCAGTGGGCCAGGCAGGTGTCGTCAGCCTCGAAGTTCCGCACGTACTCGAATTTGCTCTTTGCCATGGTGGCCCCCAGCTTCAAACACCGTCTCAGAGTGACGGAAGTCGAGGCCCAGCAATTGCAAACTTTCACGTTGCAAGACGCCCACATTCGCCCCGCGGAAGGTGAAGGACCAACGGGAGTCCCGCCCCCGGACGTTCCGCTGTCTCTTAGTGGCCGCTCTAGCCGTGGTGGAGGCCGGCATCTCTCTCGACTCTCCTTGTAGTCCTTAATTCACTTCCGAGCGTGGAAGGAGGATTCCATTCTCCCCTTCGCTCTGCACACGGTTTTTCGTTTTTCTCCTCCCGTCGTGTCAGTCTACGAAGTtgtaaaaaaataactttctgaCCAAGTTTAAAGATttagttgtgtttttttcttccgaaataacatttattaacttGTAGGGAATGTGTACTATaactaaaaatataagaaaatacttcctatcacccctctcccttccaacTGTTGTGGATGGTTCCTTCCTGTCTCTTATCTCTTTGTATATCTCTGTGTTCACACAGGGAACACATTAAATTGTACTCCTACATCTATGTGTAGTTTGTATATTTTTCCACTTCACCACTTTCCattgttattaaatatttcaaagggtgatttttagaagaaaaataggcTCTTATTCGAACACATGGACGTACTAAATTAATTTACTCAACTTTTTCCAAAcacccaattttttatttttgttggtagATAATAGTA
It includes:
- the THG1L gene encoding probable tRNA(His) guanylyltransferase isoform X1, which gives rise to MWASCNVKVCNCWASTSVTLRRCLKLGATMAKSKFEYVRNFEADDTCLAHCWVVVRLDGRNFHRFAEKHNFAKPNDSRALHLMTKCAQTVMKELEDIVIAYGQSDEYSFVFKRKSNWFKRRASKFMTHVASQFASSYVFYWRDYFEDQPLLYPPGFDGRVIVYPSNQTLKDYLSWRQADCHINNLYNTVFWALVQQSGLTPAQAQERLQGTLAADKNEILFSEFNINYNNEPLMYRKGTVLIWQKVGEVTTKEVKLPAEMEGKKMAVTRTRTKPVPLYCDIIGDAFWKEHPEILDEDS
- the THG1L gene encoding probable tRNA(His) guanylyltransferase isoform X2, giving the protein MWASCNVKVCNCWASTSVTLRRCLKLGATMAKSKFEFAEKHNFAKPNDSRALHLMTKCAQTVMKELEDIVIAYGQSDEYSFVFKRKSNWFKRRASKFMTHVASQFASSYVFYWRDYFEDQPLLYPPGFDGRVIVYPSNQTLKDYLSWRQADCHINNLYNTVFWALVQQSGLTPAQAQERLQGTLAADKNEILFSEFNINYNNEPLMYRKGTVLIWQKVGEVTTKEVKLPAEMEGKKMAVTRTRTKPVPLYCDIIGDAFWKEHPEILDEDS
- the THG1L gene encoding probable tRNA(His) guanylyltransferase isoform X4, with protein sequence MDRAMSTALCSSAKAIGLKEEPGFDGRVIVYPSNQTLKDYLSWRQADCHINNLYNTVFWALVQQSGLTPAQAQERLQGTLAADKNEILFSEFNINYNNEPLMYRKGTVLIWQKVGEVTTKEVKLPAEMEGKKMAVTRTRTKPVPLYCDIIGDAFWKEHPEILDEDS
- the THG1L gene encoding probable tRNA(His) guanylyltransferase isoform X3 encodes the protein MTHVASQFASSYVFYWRDYFEDQPLLYPPGFDGRVIVYPSNQTLKDYLSWRQADCHINNLYNTVFWALVQQSGLTPAQAQERLQGTLAADKNEILFSEFNINYNNEPLMYRKGTVLIWQKVGEVTTKEVKLPAEMEGKKMAVTRTRTKPVPLYCDIIGDAFWKEHPEILDEDS